From one Kwoniella dejecticola CBS 10117 chromosome 2, complete sequence genomic stretch:
- a CDS encoding 60S ribosomal protein eL42 has product MSSFTDCKGKACKKHTPHKVTQYKKGKDSLAAQGKRRYDRKQSGYGGQTKPVFHKKAKTTKKVVLRLECTVCKTKHQLSLKRCKHFELGGDKKQRGAAISF; this is encoded by the exons ATGTCGTCGTTCACAGACTGCAAGGGAAAGGCTTGTAAGAAGCACACCCCTCACAAGGTTACCCAATACAAGAAGGGTAAGGACTCGCTTGCCGCCCAAGGTAAACGACGATACGACC GAAAGCAATCAGGTTACGGTGGTCAGACCAAGCCAGTTTTCCACAAGAAAGCTAAGACT ACCAAGAAAGTCGTGTTGAGACTCGAATGCACCGTCTGCAAGACCAAGCACCAACTCTCCCTCAAGCGATGCAAGCACTTCGAGCTCGGTGGTGACAAGAAACAAAGGGGTGCCGCCATCTCTTTCTAA
- a CDS encoding 40S ribosomal protein uS13: MSFAPLEAHQQFQHILRLLNTNVAGQGKIMYALTEIKGVGRRYANLVCKKADVDLNKRAGELNSDELERIVTIMQNPAQFKIPNWFLNRQRDINDGKNSHVLSNVIDQRLREDLERLKKIRSHRGLRHHWGLRVRGQHTKTTGRRVGKTVVGKKK; this comes from the exons ATGTCGTTCGCCCCTCTCGAAGCTCATCAGCAATTTCAG CATATTCTTCGTCTCTTGAACACCAACGTCGCTGGTCAAGGTAAGATCATGTACGCTCTTACCGAGATCAAGGGTGTTGGTCGACGATACGCCAACTTGGTCTGCAAGAAGGCCGATGTTGATCTCAACAAGCG AGCCGGTGAATTGAACTCCGATGAACTCGAACGAATTGTCACCATCATGCAAAACCCCGCCCAATTCAAGATCCCCAACTGGTTCTTGAACAGACAACGAGACATCAACGACGGCAAGAACTCGCACGTTCTCTCCAACGTCATCGACCAAAGACTCCGAGAGGATCTCGagcgattgaagaagatcagatccCACAGAGGTCTTAGACACCACTGGGGTCTCAGAGTTAGAGGTCAACACACCAAGACCAC CGGTCGACGAGTCGGTAAGACCGTCGTCGGTAAGAAGAAATAA
- a CDS encoding 26S protease regulatory subunit 10B gives MASAEASSSTAPPAPAAAPAPTIVAPAGMPAEKYEAIKGYRAKVKEHSRMADSLKQIRLNIRTLATDFDKTEDDIKALQSVGQIIGEVLKQLDEERFIVKASSGPRYVVSYRPTLPAAKLKAGVRVSLDMTTLTIMRILPREVDPMVYNMSLEDPGSASFAGIGGLGDQVRELREVIELPLMNPELFERVGINPPKGVLLYGPPGTGKTLLARAVAATLNTNFLKVVSSAIVDKYIGESARLIREMFAYAREHEPCVIFMDEIDAIGGRRFSEGTSADREIQRTLMELLNQMDGFDSLGRTKIIMATNRPDTLDPALLRPGRLDRKIEIPLPNEQGRLEILKIHAKGINKSGDIDYEAIVKLSDGFNGADLRNVCTEAGLFAIREDRDAVVQEDFMKAVRKLNDAKKHETTM, from the exons ATGGCATCAGCAGAagcatcctcatcaaccgCACCGCCAGCCCCAGCGGCTGCGCCAGCTCCCACGATAGTCGCTCCGGCAGGTATGCCAGCAGAGAAGTacgaagctatcaagggGTACCGAGCT AAAGTCAAAGAGCATTCGAGGATGGCAGATAGTCTCAAGCAGA TCCGACTGAACATCCGAACGCTCGCTACTGATTTCGATAAGACAGAAGATGATATCAAGGCATTACAGTCTGTCGGGCAAATCATCGGAGAAGTGCTCAAACAACTGGACGAGGAAAGAT TCATCGTCAAAGCATCGTCCGGTCCTAGATATGTGGTATCTTACAGACCCACTTTACCAGCTgccaaa CTCAAAGCGGGTGTGAGAGTATCGCTCGACATGACCACCTTGACAATCATGCGAATCTTACCAAGAGAAGTGGATCCCATG GTGTACAATATGTCGCTTGAAGACCctggatcagcttctttcgcagGTATCGGTGGATTGGGAGACCAAGTTAGAGAGTTGCGAGAAGTCATTGAACTACCTCTGATGAATCCTGAATtgttcgag CGAGTCGGTATCAACCCGCCTAAAGGTGTTCTGCTCTACGGTCCTCCTGGAACAGGTAAAACGCTTTTAGCTAGAGCCGTTGCTGCGACCCTCAATACCAACTTCTTGAAAGTCGTCTCATCCGCG ATCGTAGATAAATATATCGGTGAATCAGCTAGACTGATCAGAGAGATGTTTGCCTACGCAAGAGAACACGAACCATGTGTCATTTTcatggacgagatcgatgctATCGGCGGAAGGAGGTTTAGTGAAGGTACCAGTGCGGATCGAGAAATCCAGCGAACattgatggag TTGTTGAATCAAATGGACGGATTCGATTCTCTCGGTCGAACAAAGATAATAATGGCCACCAACCGACCTGATACCCTTGATCCAGCATTACTTCGTCCAGGTCGACTCGATCGAAAGATCGAAATCCCCTTACCTAACGAACAAGGACGTCTGGAAATCCTGAAAATTCATGCTAAAGGTATAAATAAATCGGGCGATATAGATTATGAGGCGATTGTGAAATTGAGTGATGGGTTTAAcggagctgatttgaggaaTGTCTGTACCGAG GCCGGTCTGTTTGCGATCagggaagatcgagatgCGGTAGTCCAAGAAGATTTCATGAAAGCTGTGAGGAAGTTGAATGATGCTAAGAAGCACGAGACGACTATGTGA